The sequence TGACTTTATCGTGCCGCTGAAGAGCCAGAACCCGCTGGGGGAGCATCATGATATGCTCATCGCGAACTGTTTTGCCCAGACAGAGGCGCTGATGAGGGGCAAAACCGGAGAAGAGGCGCGCGAAGAGCTTGAAACAGCGGGTTTCGATGCCGATACCGTAGCGATGCTGGAGCCCCACAAGGTGTTTCCCGGAAACCGCCCTACAAATATGCTGGTTTTCGATGAACTGAACCCGTTTTCGCTTGGCAGCCTTATCGCGCTTTACGAACACAAGGTTTTCGTTCAGGGCGTCATCTGGCAGATCAATTCATTTGACCAGTGGGGAGTCGAGCTCGGCAAACAGCTTGCCAAAGCGATTCTTCCTGAACTGCAGGGAGATGGTGAGGTGAGCGCGCATGACGGTTCGACCAACGCCCTGATCAACCTCTATCGCGAAAAACGTCAGAAGCTTTCCTGAGCGGTGAATTCTTCGATGTAGTTCGCCAGATTCGGGCTGCGGAGGACCCTGTTCTCCCTGTCTATCAGGATAAAAGCCGCCGAAGGGTCCTGCCGGATCACCTGCAGGGCCTTTTTGCCGCCCATTATGAAAAAGGCTGTCGCATAAGCATCGGCTTTTGCCGGATCGTCGGAAAATACCGTTGCGCTTTTCAATCCTTCGGCAGGGTAGCCGGTTTTCGGATCGATGATGTGATGGTACCGTTTTCCCTTCCAGGTGAAATAGTTTTCATAGTCCCCGCTTGTGGCAATACCGCACGGTTTTTTCACCCTGAACGCCACAACCGGCATATCCTCCTTTTCGTCAGGGTTTTTTATTCCCGAAGTCCACAATCCTTCTTTTTTTCGGCCGCTGACATAGAGATCGCCTCCGGCATTGATGATGAAGTTCGTGATGCCGTGCCTGCGCAGCACCTCTCCGGCCTGCTTTGCGGCATAGCCCTTTGCGATGCCGCCGAAACCGATTTTCATGCCTGCTTTTTTCAGAAAAAGGGTGCGCCTGAGCGTATCGAGTTCGATTTGCCGGTAATCGACCATCGCTTTTGCCGCGGCGATGCTGTCGGCGGAAGGCGGTATGTGCCGGTTTTTAACGTTCCAGAGCTTTCCGAGCGGGAGAAAGGTGACGTCGAAAGCCCCATCGGTGATCCGCGCTATATCGAGAGATGTCAGGGTAACGGCAACGACCGGGAGAGGTATGGTTACTTGTTTCACTCCGGCTTCCCTTGCGACTTCTGAAACCGGGCTTGTGTCCCGCCATTCGCTCAGATCGGACTCAAGATCGGAAATTTTACGGAATGCCGCATTGAACGCTTCATGGGTTTTTACTTCATCTGGATTCGCGGTTTCGGCTTTAATTTTCATGACGGTGCCCATCAGTACCTTTTCCTGTTCGTACATGCGGGGATTTTTCTCCGGAGGGACACAGGAAAAGAGCGGGAAGAGGCAGAAAATCAGGATTGTTCGAAGATGGGCGGAACAGGTCAGCATGAACAGATTGTATCTATGGTTGTCAGATAGAGCGGTTGATGGAAAATAAGAAAAAATGCAGGCCAACGGGAGGTTTAGGGTTATTTTGAGTGTATCTTGTTATATCAGAAATACTTGGTGATACTATAACCTGCGGGCTGCAAGGCAGGAGATATGGATGCCGTTACGTTTATGCATGGAATGATTATGCGACCGGTGTGCAGCCCATATTTTGAGGAGTGGAATCGTGCTGTTTTACCTCTTGATGATCGGATTTGCCGTTTCTGCCGCGGCTCCTTTTTTTTACAGGAGGTTTCCCGGTTATTTCGGATGGATTGCCGTTTCGTTTCCCCTTTTTCTGTTTTTCAGCTTTACTTCGTTCTATCCGCGGATTGCAGCAGGAGAGGTGCTCAGAGAAACCGTTTTCTGGGTTCCCTCCCTGGGGATAAACCTGTCGTTTCTTCTCGACGGGCTGAGTTTCACGTTTGCTCTGATCATAACCCTGATCGGTGCTGCCGTGTTTCTGTATGCCGGAACCTATATGAAGCACTACGGGCATGCTTCACGATTTTTCGTCTATATAGGTCTGTTCATGACCTCGATGCTCGGTCTCGTGCTTTCCGACAACATTGCGGCCATGTTCGTTTTCTGGGAGCTGACCGGCATCAGTTCGTTTCTCCTGATCGGATTCAGCCACCATAAAGAGCAGTCGAGAAAATCCGCCATGCAGGCGCTGCTTGTAACCGGCGGAGGGGGATTGGCTCTCCTTGCCGGTCTGATTCTGCTTTACGGTATATCAGGTACGTTCGAATTCTCCGGGCTCTACCCGAAGCGCCACCTTATTGTCGATTCTCCGCTTTATCCTGCGGCAACTGTGCTTGTCATGCTTGGGGCATTTACCAAATCAGCCCAGTTCCCATTTCATTTCTGGCTCCCCAACGCCATGGAGGCCCCGACGCCGGTGAGCGCCTATCTGCATTCGGCAACGATGGTTAAAGCGGGAATCTACCTTCTCGCAAGGATGAACCATGTGCTTGGCGGAACTGCGCTCTGGCAGGACACCCTGCTTGTCGTCGGAGCGGTTACCATGGTGTGTTCCGCCCTGCTCGCCTTCAATCAGACGGATCTGAAAAAACTTCTGGCCTATTCAACCCTGAGCGTTCTCGGTACCCTCACCATGATGATCGGCATCGGATCCGAGCTGGCCATAAAAGCCTTTTTCATCTACCTGATTGCGCATTCGCTCTATAAAGGCACGCTTTTTCTCGTTGCAGGAACCATCGACCATGCCGCGGGGAGCAGAGACACCGGAGTGCTTGGCGGTCTGGGCAGGGCGATGCCGTTCACGATGGCCACGGCAATGCTCGCATCGTTTTCAATGATGGGCGTCATACCGCTTGTAGGATTTATCGGAAAGGAGACGCTCTATGCCTCGATTCTCGAAATGGAGGAGTGGAGCCGGTATCTCATAGCCGCGGCAGTCATTGCAAACGGGTTGCTTGTCATGATTACCCTTGTCGCAGGAATAAGGCCTTTTTTCGGTTCCATGCGCCGGTTACCCTCTGTTCCGCACGAAGCGCCCTTTGCCATGCTTGCCGGTCCGGCTTGTCTTGCCGTACTCGGTCTGCTGGCCGGTTTGTTCCCTGATTTTTTCATGGGAGCGATGCTCGACCGGCTCGCATCGAGCGTGCTTGCCGATACGCTCACCTTCAGGATCAAGCTCTGGCACGGGTTCAATGAGGTGCTGTTTCTGAGTTTCCTGACGCTGCTGTGCGGCATGCTGTTTTACGCTGCCCGGATAAAATTGCTGCCCTGTCTTCATGGACGACATATTACTCCCGTTCTGAAGCCCTCTTCATGGTATGACGCCGCCCTGGCGGGCATGCTGAGGGTCGCCAGGTGGCAGACGCGGATATTGCAGAACGGCAGTCTTCGTAATTATATAACGGTCATCGTTCTTACGGCGGTTACGCTTGCCGTTTCGGTCCTTGCGGGAAGTTTCTCCGCATTTCCGGAAATTCCTGCGCTCGATGTCACCTTCTATGAGGTTGTCATCGTCTCGATCATTCTGGTATCGATTCTGGTTCTGATCACCTCCTCATCGAGACTCAAAGCCGTTATCACTCTTGGTGTGACAGGGTTTTCGACAGGCATCATTTTCATCCTGTACGGTGCGCCGGATCTTGCTCTTACCACGTTCGCCATCGAGACGCTCGGCGTCATCCTTTTCGTTCTGGTACTCTATCGGCTGCCCCGTTTTACATCGTATTCCACAACGGCATCCCGGGCGAGGGATGCGGCAATAGCCTGCGTTTTCGGCATTTTCATGGCACTCATGGTGCTGTTTACGGTTTCAGGGGAGCTGGATTCCGGCCTTAAACGTTATTTTGCAGGCGCGAGCCTGCCAGAAGGGAAAGGGCGCAATATCGTCAATGTCATTCTCGTCGATTTCAGAGCCATCGATACGCTTGGTGAAATAACCGTTCTTGCCGTTGCGGCCATAGGCGTGTTCGCCATGCTGAAACTTACGTTGAAAGGGGGGAGCCGATAATGTATTCGATCATACTTGCCACAGCATCCAGGTATCTGCTTCTGCTTCTGCAGATGTTTTCCCTGTTTCTGCTTTTCAGGGGTCACAACGAGCCCGGAGGAGGGTTTGTGGGAGGGCTCGTGGCGGCAGCCGCTTATGCCCTGTATTTTATCGCCAATGGCATTGCCGAAGCTGAAAAACTGCTGCAAATCGACCCGTTTTATCTGATCGCGGCAGGTCTTCTGCTTGCCGTATCGAGCACGATGCCATCCCTTGCGGCCGGAATGAATGTCATGACCGGTATCTGGTTCGATACGGGCACGGCCTTGTTCGGAAAAGTGGGAACCCCGCTTCTTTTCGATACAGGGGTATACTTTCTTGTGCTTGGAGTAACACTGAAAATCATTTTTTCGCTTGCCGAGGGAGACCTGCAATGACGTTGCTTCTGGCGATTGTAATAGGATGCCTCTATGCTGCCGGTATCTTTCTGATTCTGAGGAGGAACATGGTCAAGGTTATTTTCGGGCTTATTCTGCTGGGTCATGCCGCCAATCTCCTGATTTTCACTGTCGGTCGGCTGACCAAGGGGATTCCGGCATTCGTTCCCGAAGGGTCCGACATGCTGACGGGCCGGTTCGCCGACCCGCTTCCCCAGGCATTGATTCTTACGGCGATCGTTATCGGCTTCGGCGTGCAGGCATTCACCATAGTGCTCTTCAAGCGCACCTGGCTGACGCTTGGCACCGAGGATCTTGACATGATGAAGACAACCGATGAACCGCCAAAGGAGTGAGTGGTGAACCAGATTCTCGTTTTTCCCATACTGTTTCCGCTTCTGAGCGCGATCACGATGCTTTTTTTCCGTCGTTCCGTAGCGACCCAGCGCATCATCAGCATCCTGTCGTCCTTTCTGCTGCTTGCCGCTGCGGGCTGGCTTCTCGCCGCCGTCATATCAGGGGGCATGCTTACGGTGCAGGTCGGTGGCTGGAGGGCACCGTTCGGCATCACGCTTGCCGCCGATCTGTTTTCAGCCGTCATGGTTGCGGCTTCCGCTCTGATCGGGCTGACCACCGTGCTCTTTTCGCTGGCCACGATCGATCAGGAACGCGAAAGGTTTTTTTATTATCCGCTTCTTCAGTTGCTCATGATGGGCATCAACGGTGCGTTTCTTACCGGCGATGTCTTCAACCTCTATGTCTGGTTCGAAGTCATGCTCATCTCTTCGTTCGTCCTGCTCGTGCTTGGCGGTACCCCGGTCCAGCTCGAAGGGGCGATAAAATATGTCACCATCAACCTGCTCTCCTCATCGGTGTTTCTTGCCGCGGCAGGCATTCTGTACGGTATGGCGGGAACTCTCAACATGGCCGATCTCGCCCGGATAACTCCGCATCTTCCGCAACAGAATCTGCTTGCCGTCGTTTCGGTTCTGTTCATGATAACGTTCGGAGTGAAGGCAGCGGTTTTTCCCCTTTTTTTCTGGCTTCCAGCCTCTTATCACACGCCGCCTGTTGCGGTTTCGGCGATTTTTGCCGGATTGCTCACGAAGGTCGGCGTCTATGCCCTGATCCGCTTTTTCACGACGATCTTTTCGCATGAAGCCGTTTTCATCGATGAAGTGCTTCTTGCCGCTTCGGCTCTGACCATGCTCAGCGGCGTGCTCGGCGCGGCCGCACAGTACGACTTCCGCAGATTGCTCTCCTTTCATATCATAAGCCAGATCGGGTACATGATTTTCGGGCTCGCCCTGCATTCTCCGCTTGCCATAGCCGGCGCGCTCTTCTATATCGTTCACAACATCATAGCCAAAACAAACCTGTTCTACCTCAGCGGCATCGTAGAACGCATCACCGGGACTTTCGATCTGAAAAAGGCCGGAGGGGTGTATGCCGCTCATCCGGTCATCGGCATGCTGTTTCTTATTCCCGCACTCGCTCTTGCCGGAATTCCTCCGCTTTCGGGGTTCTGGGCTAAATTCGTCATCATAAAAGCGGGTTTCCAGGCCGGCGAGTATGCCGTTACCAGTATCGCGCTGCTGGTCGGCCTGCTGACGCTGTTTTCGATGATGAAAATCTGGAACGAAGCTTTCTGGAAGGATTTGCCGCAGCCCCAGGTCGAGGGCAACCGTTATGAAACGATGGGCTTCGGACGCAGACTTCTTCTTTTTTCGCCCGTTGTCGTGCTCGGTCTCGTGACCGTGCTGCTCGGGGTCTTTTTCGAGCCGGTTTTCCGCCTTGCCGAAACTGCGGCAGCACAGTTGCTCGACACGCAGGCATACATCACGCCTGTACTCGGGAGAGTGAAATGAACCATCTGCTTTACAACATTCTTCTGGCCATCGCATGGACTCTGCTTACGGGAGAGGCGACCATTCCTTCTTTTACCGCCGGTCTGGTCATCGGTTATCTGCTTCTCTGGATATCGCGTCCGGCATTGGGAGGGGAGGCGTACTTCAGAAAGATCCCTCTCGTTTTCATGTTCATGCTCTTTTTCATCAAGGAGTTGGTCATTGCCAATCTCAAGGTCGCTTTCGATATTCTGACGCCGAAAGATTATATGGAACCGGGGATCATCGCGTTTCCTCTCGACGCCCGAACGGATATGGAAATCACGCTCTTTGCCAACCTTCTTACGCTCACTCCCGGAACGCTCAGTCTCGATGTTTCTCCGGACAGGAAAACGCTTTATGTCCATGCACTGTACGTAACGAGTGCCGACGCGTTCCGCAA comes from Chlorobium limicola DSM 245 and encodes:
- a CDS encoding FAD:protein FMN transferase yields the protein MLTCSAHLRTILIFCLFPLFSCVPPEKNPRMYEQEKVLMGTVMKIKAETANPDEVKTHEAFNAAFRKISDLESDLSEWRDTSPVSEVAREAGVKQVTIPLPVVAVTLTSLDIARITDGAFDVTFLPLGKLWNVKNRHIPPSADSIAAAKAMVDYRQIELDTLRRTLFLKKAGMKIGFGGIAKGYAAKQAGEVLRRHGITNFIINAGGDLYVSGRKKEGLWTSGIKNPDEKEDMPVVAFRVKKPCGIATSGDYENYFTWKGKRYHHIIDPKTGYPAEGLKSATVFSDDPAKADAYATAFFIMGGKKALQVIRQDPSAAFILIDRENRVLRSPNLANYIEEFTAQESF
- a CDS encoding putative monovalent cation/H+ antiporter subunit A, with product MLFYLLMIGFAVSAAAPFFYRRFPGYFGWIAVSFPLFLFFSFTSFYPRIAAGEVLRETVFWVPSLGINLSFLLDGLSFTFALIITLIGAAVFLYAGTYMKHYGHASRFFVYIGLFMTSMLGLVLSDNIAAMFVFWELTGISSFLLIGFSHHKEQSRKSAMQALLVTGGGGLALLAGLILLYGISGTFEFSGLYPKRHLIVDSPLYPAATVLVMLGAFTKSAQFPFHFWLPNAMEAPTPVSAYLHSATMVKAGIYLLARMNHVLGGTALWQDTLLVVGAVTMVCSALLAFNQTDLKKLLAYSTLSVLGTLTMMIGIGSELAIKAFFIYLIAHSLYKGTLFLVAGTIDHAAGSRDTGVLGGLGRAMPFTMATAMLASFSMMGVIPLVGFIGKETLYASILEMEEWSRYLIAAAVIANGLLVMITLVAGIRPFFGSMRRLPSVPHEAPFAMLAGPACLAVLGLLAGLFPDFFMGAMLDRLASSVLADTLTFRIKLWHGFNEVLFLSFLTLLCGMLFYAARIKLLPCLHGRHITPVLKPSSWYDAALAGMLRVARWQTRILQNGSLRNYITVIVLTAVTLAVSVLAGSFSAFPEIPALDVTFYEVVIVSIILVSILVLITSSSRLKAVITLGVTGFSTGIIFILYGAPDLALTTFAIETLGVILFVLVLYRLPRFTSYSTTASRARDAAIACVFGIFMALMVLFTVSGELDSGLKRYFAGASLPEGKGRNIVNVILVDFRAIDTLGEITVLAVAAIGVFAMLKLTLKGGSR
- a CDS encoding Na+/H+ antiporter subunit B; the protein is MYSIILATASRYLLLLLQMFSLFLLFRGHNEPGGGFVGGLVAAAAYALYFIANGIAEAEKLLQIDPFYLIAAGLLLAVSSTMPSLAAGMNVMTGIWFDTGTALFGKVGTPLLFDTGVYFLVLGVTLKIIFSLAEGDLQ
- a CDS encoding Na+/H+ antiporter subunit C, translated to MTLLLAIVIGCLYAAGIFLILRRNMVKVIFGLILLGHAANLLIFTVGRLTKGIPAFVPEGSDMLTGRFADPLPQALILTAIVIGFGVQAFTIVLFKRTWLTLGTEDLDMMKTTDEPPKE
- a CDS encoding Na+/H+ antiporter subunit D → MNQILVFPILFPLLSAITMLFFRRSVATQRIISILSSFLLLAAAGWLLAAVISGGMLTVQVGGWRAPFGITLAADLFSAVMVAASALIGLTTVLFSLATIDQERERFFYYPLLQLLMMGINGAFLTGDVFNLYVWFEVMLISSFVLLVLGGTPVQLEGAIKYVTINLLSSSVFLAAAGILYGMAGTLNMADLARITPHLPQQNLLAVVSVLFMITFGVKAAVFPLFFWLPASYHTPPVAVSAIFAGLLTKVGVYALIRFFTTIFSHEAVFIDEVLLAASALTMLSGVLGAAAQYDFRRLLSFHIISQIGYMIFGLALHSPLAIAGALFYIVHNIIAKTNLFYLSGIVERITGTFDLKKAGGVYAAHPVIGMLFLIPALALAGIPPLSGFWAKFVIIKAGFQAGEYAVTSIALLVGLLTLFSMMKIWNEAFWKDLPQPQVEGNRYETMGFGRRLLLFSPVVVLGLVTVLLGVFFEPVFRLAETAAAQLLDTQAYITPVLGRVK
- a CDS encoding Na+/H+ antiporter subunit E codes for the protein MNHLLYNILLAIAWTLLTGEATIPSFTAGLVIGYLLLWISRPALGGEAYFRKIPLVFMFMLFFIKELVIANLKVAFDILTPKDYMEPGIIAFPLDARTDMEITLFANLLTLTPGTLSLDVSPDRKTLYVHALYVTSADAFRKELKEGLEKRLLDVLR